One window of Candidatus Regiella endosymbiont of Tuberolachnus salignus genomic DNA carries:
- the hemY gene encoding protoheme IX biogenesis protein HemY, whose product MLRVLLLFLILLAGIILGPMLAGHQGYVLIQTDNYNIETSVTAMIIILVLVFVALLIIEWILRRIFRTGYYTRGWFIGRKRNRASKQTKAALIKLAEGDFKQVEKLLTCNADHAEQPMVNYLLAAEAAQQRGDERRTNQYLERAAEVADTNQLPVDITRVRIQLAQGQIHAARHGVDRLLGQASQHPEVLRLAEQAFLSTGAHNALLDILPTMKKMRLHSEAEIKTLELQAYIGIMNQCMAEEGSEGLKRWWQSQPGKIRRESALQAALVEHLIECDDHQIAQQIILTGLKRQYDERLISLMPLLKSEDAKSLEKSLRLQIKQQGATPLLNSTLGQLLLKQGEWEQASEAFRAALQQRPDGHDYALLADTLDKLHRPKDAAEVRHQGLLLTLKKNAL is encoded by the coding sequence ATGTTACGTGTCTTGCTATTATTCTTGATTTTACTGGCTGGGATAATACTTGGTCCCATGTTAGCGGGGCATCAAGGTTATGTATTAATTCAGACTGATAATTACAATATTGAAACCAGTGTTACCGCCATGATTATTATCTTGGTGCTGGTATTTGTTGCATTATTAATCATTGAATGGATACTGCGTCGCATTTTTCGTACCGGTTATTATACCCGAGGCTGGTTTATTGGGCGAAAACGTAACCGCGCTAGCAAACAGACAAAGGCCGCTTTGATTAAGCTAGCAGAAGGCGATTTTAAACAAGTAGAAAAATTGCTGACCTGCAATGCTGATCATGCAGAACAACCGATGGTCAACTATCTGCTAGCAGCTGAAGCGGCGCAACAACGTGGAGATGAGCGGCGCACTAACCAGTATTTGGAACGTGCCGCTGAAGTAGCAGATACCAACCAGTTACCCGTCGATATCACTCGTGTACGTATCCAGCTCGCGCAAGGACAAATTCATGCTGCCCGCCATGGTGTTGACCGTCTTCTTGGTCAGGCCTCGCAACATCCGGAAGTCTTACGTTTGGCCGAACAAGCCTTTTTATCAACGGGTGCTCACAATGCATTACTCGATATCTTACCCACGATGAAGAAAATGCGTCTTCATAGTGAAGCGGAGATAAAAACACTAGAACTTCAAGCCTATATTGGCATTATGAACCAATGTATGGCAGAAGAAGGCAGTGAAGGTCTCAAACGCTGGTGGCAATCACAACCCGGAAAAATTCGCCGTGAAAGCGCCCTACAAGCGGCGCTGGTGGAGCATCTCATCGAATGTGACGATCATCAAATCGCCCAGCAGATTATTCTCACCGGACTAAAACGCCAGTATGACGAGCGATTGATATCACTCATGCCGTTACTAAAATCAGAAGATGCTAAGTCGCTGGAAAAATCCTTACGTTTACAGATCAAACAACAAGGGGCAACGCCACTACTTAACAGCACTTTAGGTCAGCTGCTGTTAAAACAAGGCGAGTGGGAGCAGGCCAGTGAAGCCTTCCGTGCCGCTTTACAACAACGACCTGATGGCCACGATTATGCTTTGCTGGCCGATACCTTGGATAAACTCCATCGTCCTAAAGACGCCGCTGAAGTCAGACACCAAGGTTTATTGTTGACACTGAAAAAAAATGCTTTGTAG
- the hemX gene encoding uroporphyrinogen-III C-methyltransferase, translated as MTEQNMTSLPAQGATAARSAPPTAIRKNRSGLLWVTFTMALVMALGAGGLYFHQHVQQQQFQQQATNQSLHQQLTELKQHQLKEKTQLASLLLEHNKALETANRQQDALMQQLNALQEKVATISSSDTKIWLLAQADFLVKMAERKLWNDQDATSAVILLKNADTSLADMHDASLIEIRRAIIEDIGTLSTLSQIDFDGIILKLNQLSNQVDNLRLADNSIEDPSIEDGNNQLSSSLSQWRQNLYKSWHNFIADFITIRRRDNSAEPLLAPNQDIYLRENIRARLLIAAQAIPRHQDEVYKQALETSATWIRAYFDVNDANTKSFLVDLDSLSQQSISMNMPDQLKSPPILENLTKIRTRHLLTSTSDTHQEQ; from the coding sequence ATGACGGAACAAAACATGACCTCTCTTCCCGCGCAAGGAGCCACAGCGGCAAGATCCGCACCGCCGACAGCCATACGCAAAAACCGCTCAGGATTACTCTGGGTTACCTTCACCATGGCATTGGTAATGGCATTAGGGGCAGGGGGGCTTTATTTTCATCAACACGTTCAACAACAGCAATTTCAACAACAAGCTACCAATCAATCACTGCATCAGCAGTTAACAGAACTAAAGCAACATCAATTAAAAGAAAAAACACAGTTAGCTTCGTTATTGCTAGAACACAATAAAGCGTTAGAAACGGCAAATCGTCAACAAGATGCTTTAATGCAGCAATTGAACGCGCTACAGGAAAAAGTGGCGACTATCTCAAGTAGTGACACTAAAATCTGGTTATTGGCGCAAGCGGATTTCCTGGTAAAAATGGCAGAACGTAAATTATGGAACGACCAAGACGCTACTAGCGCCGTTATCTTATTGAAAAATGCGGACACTAGCCTGGCAGATATGCATGATGCCAGTTTAATCGAAATACGGCGCGCGATTATAGAAGATATCGGCACCTTATCTACTCTGAGCCAAATTGATTTTGATGGAATTATTCTTAAACTCAATCAACTATCAAACCAAGTGGATAATCTTCGCTTGGCAGATAATAGTATCGAGGATCCATCAATAGAGGATGGCAACAACCAACTTTCCAGCTCTCTTTCTCAATGGCGGCAAAATTTGTATAAAAGCTGGCATAATTTTATTGCAGATTTTATTACTATCCGTCGTAGAGATAACAGCGCTGAACCACTATTAGCACCTAATCAAGATATTTATTTACGCGAAAATATTCGCGCACGCCTATTGATAGCAGCGCAAGCAATACCTCGTCATCAGGATGAAGTCTATAAACAAGCCTTAGAAACCAGCGCTACTTGGATCAGAGCCTATTTTGATGTGAACGATGCCAATACGAAAAGCTTTCTTGTAGACCTCGATAGCCTGAGCCAGCAATCAATCTCAATGAATATGCCTGATCAGTTAAAAAGTCCGCCGATATTAGAAAATTTGACTAAAATCCGCACGCGCCACTTACTGACATCCACCTCAGATACCCATCAGGAGCAATAA
- the hemD gene encoding uroporphyrinogen-III synthase, translating to MITESAKIILVMRPSPTGEQLVNRLRALGLVAYHTPLIHFSAGSELKKLPGLLQTMRAGDLVFILSQNVIRYVNPLLHSNKRLWPSELLYYAIGRHTASVFQAVSHLPVTYPTIATSEELLTMTDLQQLSGKKALLLRGNGGRELLGKTLMQRGAEVSYCECYRRNPIHYDASQQINDWRRLGINTLVVTSGEMLQQLHTLVSPDFCSFWLLDCRMIVVSERLALLAKQLGWHDIQVAKNADNDALIHELYPKPTTRQL from the coding sequence ATGATAACGGAGTCAGCTAAAATTATTTTAGTCATGCGTCCGTCTCCTACGGGTGAACAGTTAGTGAATCGACTGCGAGCCTTAGGTTTAGTGGCGTATCATACTCCATTGATCCATTTTTCGGCGGGGAGTGAATTAAAAAAACTTCCTGGATTGTTACAAACAATGCGGGCGGGAGATTTGGTTTTTATACTCTCACAAAACGTTATTCGTTATGTTAATCCACTGCTGCATAGCAATAAACGATTATGGCCCTCTGAATTATTGTATTACGCTATTGGTCGCCACACTGCATCTGTATTTCAAGCTGTCAGCCATTTACCCGTGACTTATCCAACCATAGCAACGAGTGAGGAATTACTGACAATGACGGATTTGCAGCAGCTCAGTGGTAAAAAAGCGCTTCTGTTGCGTGGTAATGGTGGCCGAGAATTACTGGGTAAAACCTTAATGCAACGGGGAGCCGAAGTGAGCTACTGTGAATGCTATCGGCGCAATCCAATTCATTATGATGCGAGTCAACAAATAAATGACTGGCGACGTTTAGGAATTAATACGCTTGTTGTTACTAGTGGTGAAATGTTACAACAACTTCATACTTTAGTTTCGCCTGATTTTTGTTCTTTTTGGCTACTAGATTGTCGCATGATAGTGGTTAGTGAACGTTTAGCCCTATTAGCAAAACAGTTAGGCTGGCACGACATTCAAGTCGCCAAAAATGCCGATAACGATGCTCTGATCCATGAATTATACCCGAAGCCAACAACGCGGCAGCTTTAA
- the hemC gene encoding hydroxymethylbilane synthase encodes MSEKVIRIATRQSPLALWQADYVRKSLESHHPDLQVKLVPITTRGDTLLHTPLAKIGGKGLFVKELEQALLENCADIAVHSIKDVPIHFPAGLGLVVICQRGDPHDAFVSKNYKHLTQLPPGSIVGTSSLRRQCQIRKKYPHLIVRDLRGNVGTRLNKLDQGAYQAIILAVAGLQRLDLQSRIQHVMSPEESLPAAGQGAIGIECRLEDDVTRQLLAPLNHFPTERRICAERALNIRLEGGCQVPIGSYAELEGDNLRLRAFVSTPDGSQMIYGEQCGLAIQAEQIGLDLATELIAKGADKILSAIYQEPPR; translated from the coding sequence ATGTCGGAAAAAGTGATCCGCATCGCCACACGACAAAGTCCCCTTGCATTATGGCAAGCTGATTATGTGCGGAAAAGTTTAGAATCCCATCATCCTGATTTACAGGTAAAATTAGTTCCCATCACAACACGTGGTGACACTCTGTTGCATACACCTTTGGCCAAAATAGGCGGAAAAGGATTATTCGTTAAAGAACTCGAACAGGCATTATTGGAAAATTGCGCTGATATTGCTGTTCACTCAATCAAAGATGTACCTATCCATTTTCCCGCTGGACTCGGGCTCGTGGTAATTTGCCAAAGAGGTGATCCACATGATGCTTTTGTGTCAAAAAATTATAAGCATCTTACGCAATTACCGCCGGGCAGTATCGTCGGTACATCGAGCCTCCGCCGTCAATGCCAAATTCGTAAAAAGTACCCGCACCTTATCGTCCGTGATTTACGTGGCAATGTAGGCACTCGCCTGAATAAACTTGATCAAGGAGCCTACCAGGCTATTATCTTAGCAGTAGCGGGGTTGCAACGTTTGGACTTGCAATCTCGCATCCAGCATGTGATGAGTCCAGAAGAATCGTTGCCGGCCGCAGGACAAGGAGCGATTGGTATTGAATGCCGCTTAGAAGATGATGTGACCCGACAGCTATTAGCGCCATTGAACCATTTTCCAACGGAACGACGCATTTGTGCTGAACGGGCACTGAATATTCGCCTGGAAGGCGGTTGCCAGGTGCCTATTGGTAGCTATGCTGAATTAGAAGGCGATAACTTACGGCTAAGAGCGTTTGTCAGCACACCAGACGGGAGCCAAATGATTTACGGTGAACAATGCGGGCTGGCGATACAGGCTGAACAAATTGGATTGGATTTGGCCACCGAGCTGATTGCAAAGGGCGCTGACAAGATCCTATCTGCGATTTATCAAGAACCACCACGATGA
- a CDS encoding class I adenylate cyclase: MHLYIDTLKRRLDTINRLRVDRALIAMNPSCQKIYHLLPAFLHYHHPSMPGYLNSKVPHGVCSFTANEIQKQHLAQFTADGEDPRQPSIKNELPIVGIYSMGSTSSIAQESTSDLDIWVCHQTTLNQEQRYLLQQKCRLLEQWAAEQGVEVSFFLVDENRFRHQVSGNLGNEDCGSTQHILLLDEFYRSAVRLAGKAILWNIVPVIEEKNYDNYVLSLYAQGVINANEWVDFGGLSALSAEEYFGASLWQLYKSIDSPYKAVLKTLLLEAYSWEYPNTQLLALESKQYLHDDLQRHRPILASSFDAYCMMLERVSRYLIQINDPIRLDLVRRCFYLKVCEKLADNEEGNQWRQQIIHQLVSQWGWSNEHLSILNNRANWKIKRVREAHNELLDAMMQSYHHLIHFARRNNLSMSASPQDIGVLTRKLYATFEVLPEKITLFNTQISSDLSEKNLTFIQVSSDRVNAPGWYLYDQAPLVETIISHRPLEYHRHLSKLVAWAYFNGLLTAQTHVHIRSLHLYNKAKLQKLMADVSQHFPLYLPAPSPQALCSPCEIRHLAIMVNLEQDPTETIDPQANNVDLRQRDVLSFGQQKQCLVGSIDLLYRNSWNEVRTLHFSGEQALLEALKNILGKMHQDAAPPKLVNVFCYSQQWRSAIRTGIQQLVEECIELRLSSRRQNLARFKAIRVAEQIWGVFFERLKVSVQKLENGIDFYRAISRNKLHGLAIKMASHQVHLPPVVDSFASEGVIQFFFEGSRNNNNKAGFNIYILDEKNQVEVYHHCQGNREDLVRDISHFYSSSYDRFVYGSSLVNFNLPLFYHIVQLNGRYQVVPFYRSTALPHVCINTACIEPPIRQPCRVH, translated from the coding sequence TTGCATCTCTATATAGATACATTAAAACGACGATTGGATACGATAAATCGATTACGGGTCGATAGGGCCTTAATCGCGATGAATCCAAGCTGCCAAAAAATCTATCATTTACTACCCGCCTTCTTGCATTACCACCACCCTTCGATGCCCGGTTATCTCAACAGTAAAGTGCCACACGGTGTATGCTCTTTTACCGCCAATGAAATACAAAAACAGCATTTAGCACAGTTTACCGCCGACGGGGAGGATCCGCGACAACCTTCAATAAAAAATGAATTGCCCATTGTAGGTATTTATTCGATGGGCAGTACTTCTTCTATAGCGCAAGAGAGTACTTCTGATCTCGATATTTGGGTTTGTCATCAAACAACATTAAATCAAGAACAACGTTACCTTCTCCAGCAAAAATGTCGTTTATTAGAACAATGGGCAGCAGAGCAAGGAGTAGAAGTCAGCTTTTTTTTGGTTGATGAAAATCGTTTTCGCCATCAAGTCAGCGGTAATTTAGGCAACGAAGATTGCGGCTCCACACAGCATATTTTATTACTCGATGAATTTTATCGCAGTGCGGTGCGTTTGGCTGGTAAAGCTATTCTATGGAATATTGTGCCGGTCATAGAGGAAAAAAATTATGATAATTATGTATTATCCCTGTATGCACAGGGTGTAATAAATGCTAACGAATGGGTAGATTTTGGTGGGTTAAGTGCACTTTCTGCGGAAGAATATTTTGGTGCAAGTTTATGGCAACTATATAAAAGTATCGATTCACCCTACAAAGCTGTGCTGAAAACATTATTATTGGAAGCCTATTCATGGGAATACCCTAATACACAACTGTTGGCGCTGGAAAGCAAACAATATTTACACGATGATTTACAGCGTCATCGCCCTATTTTAGCGTCTTCCTTTGACGCCTATTGCATGATGCTGGAGCGTGTCAGCCGTTACCTTATTCAGATTAATGATCCTATTCGATTAGATTTGGTACGGCGTTGTTTTTATTTAAAAGTATGTGAAAAATTGGCGGACAATGAAGAAGGGAACCAATGGCGGCAGCAGATTATCCATCAATTAGTGAGTCAATGGGGGTGGAGTAATGAGCATCTCTCTATCCTCAATAACCGTGCTAATTGGAAGATTAAAAGAGTACGAGAGGCGCACAACGAGCTGCTCGATGCGATGATGCAAAGCTATCACCATTTGATTCACTTTGCGCGCCGAAATAATTTGAGTATGAGTGCCAGCCCACAAGATATTGGCGTACTCACGCGGAAGTTATACGCTACTTTTGAAGTCCTACCGGAAAAAATCACCCTGTTTAATACACAAATTTCATCTGATTTATCCGAAAAAAACTTAACTTTTATTCAGGTTTCTTCTGATCGGGTCAATGCTCCCGGTTGGTATTTATACGACCAAGCCCCTTTAGTGGAAACTATCATTAGCCATCGGCCATTGGAATATCATCGCCATCTGAGTAAATTAGTTGCCTGGGCTTACTTCAATGGATTACTGACTGCTCAGACCCATGTACATATAAGAAGTCTCCATTTATACAACAAGGCAAAATTGCAAAAATTGATGGCGGACGTTTCACAGCACTTTCCGCTCTATTTACCCGCGCCCAGTCCGCAGGCACTGTGTAGTCCCTGTGAAATCCGTCACCTTGCCATCATGGTTAACTTAGAACAAGATCCTACTGAGACTATCGATCCTCAAGCAAACAATGTTGATTTGCGTCAACGGGATGTGTTGAGCTTTGGCCAACAGAAGCAGTGTTTAGTGGGTAGCATAGATTTACTTTATCGTAACTCATGGAATGAAGTACGCACATTACATTTTAGCGGTGAACAAGCCCTGTTGGAGGCCTTGAAAAATATTTTGGGCAAGATGCATCAAGATGCTGCCCCTCCCAAATTAGTCAATGTTTTTTGCTACAGTCAACAGTGGCGCAGTGCGATCCGCACAGGTATTCAGCAGTTGGTAGAGGAATGCATTGAGTTACGCTTGTCTAGCCGCCGTCAAAATTTGGCGCGTTTTAAAGCCATTAGAGTGGCAGAGCAAATCTGGGGGGTGTTTTTCGAACGTTTGAAGGTTTCGGTGCAGAAATTAGAGAACGGCATTGATTTTTATCGCGCCATTTCTCGCAATAAATTGCATGGTTTAGCGATAAAAATGGCATCGCACCAAGTACATTTGCCTCCCGTGGTTGATAGTTTTGCCAGCGAGGGGGTGATACAGTTTTTCTTTGAAGGGAGCCGCAATAACAATAATAAAGCTGGTTTTAATATTTATATTCTTGATGAAAAAAATCAGGTCGAAGTTTATCATCATTGCCAAGGCAACAGAGAAGATTTAGTGCGTGATATCAGTCATTTTTATTCATCCTCTTATGATCGTTTTGTCTATGGCTCGAGTCTAGTTAATTTTAATCTGCCGTTGTTTTACCATATCGTGCAATTAAATGGCCGCTATCAGGTTGTTCCTTTTTACCGTTCCACCGCCTTACCTCATGTATGTATCAATACAGCCTGCATTGAGCCACCCATAAGGCAACCGTGCCGGGTGCACTAG
- a CDS encoding calcium-binding protein has product MNREEASTGHFKVAKSGQSKVALTSEDSNIILDYDVQNIDSIELSLNSHKIICLLKNPNGSKTTLYLNDAYTLSADGKELILKNKYSLLTHDGVLLDADSWPPSIKQQNGRWVLPPLPVRYVSSYDRSGEVLKNPDSEQNFIQLQQESGIITVNGHQRVLPKSMRLLLIDTGFNDSLEGDNTDNMLYSFGRGDRLKGSGGSDIYHLYHAQQTDRKIVIDNEDPRKMLDFLQLNSVTIDKLNHISKENNDIILSSAIRDPRIGSVDIRIKNFYLHDNYRHVAISDKESDRYLLDIDSEDNQVYFYRLHFDEKQGKFYCGQKQVNPQATTGNDILALSGAITLLDNTFNALAGNDEIIDQSHGDRTLRGGEGNDILLAGYQQNGVKTFYGDQGNDQLYGGRENDKLFGGAGKDTLKGNGGDDDLDGGEGDDSYLYLRGDGRDFITDSGGTDKLILLGEIAESDVQLEIDGQDLRLTITPDHLHSEGSISFSNQIEQIKVGQTIYNTAQLIQAVSAFRTERRSAYSISLNELITYRPGQWLTAPPMETLKNS; this is encoded by the coding sequence ATGAATCGCGAAGAAGCTAGCACTGGACATTTTAAAGTAGCAAAAAGTGGTCAATCTAAAGTAGCGTTGACATCAGAAGACAGCAATATTATCCTAGATTATGACGTTCAGAATATTGATTCTATCGAACTGAGCCTGAATTCACACAAGATAATATGCCTACTCAAGAATCCCAATGGCAGTAAAACCACCCTTTACTTAAACGACGCTTATACGCTTTCTGCTGATGGCAAAGAGCTGATATTAAAAAATAAATACAGCCTGCTCACCCACGATGGGGTATTACTCGATGCGGATAGCTGGCCGCCAAGCATCAAACAGCAAAATGGCCGCTGGGTGCTTCCGCCTCTGCCAGTACGCTACGTTTCTAGCTATGATCGCAGCGGGGAGGTGCTAAAGAATCCTGACTCCGAACAAAATTTCATTCAACTACAGCAAGAAAGCGGGATCATTACCGTTAATGGCCACCAACGGGTGCTGCCGAAATCGATGCGACTGTTATTAATCGACACTGGTTTTAACGACAGCTTAGAGGGGGATAACACGGATAATATGCTTTACAGCTTTGGCAGGGGTGACCGCTTGAAAGGGAGCGGAGGCAGTGATATCTATCATCTTTATCATGCTCAGCAAACGGATAGAAAAATCGTTATAGACAATGAAGACCCTAGGAAAATGTTGGATTTTTTACAACTTAATTCCGTCACTATTGATAAATTGAACCACATTAGTAAAGAAAATAACGATATTATTTTATCCTCTGCGATACGAGATCCGCGTATCGGGAGTGTAGACATCCGCATTAAAAACTTTTACCTTCACGATAATTATCGCCATGTTGCTATCTCGGATAAAGAAAGTGATCGCTATTTATTGGATATCGATTCCGAGGATAACCAGGTTTATTTTTATCGTTTACATTTTGATGAAAAACAGGGCAAATTTTATTGCGGGCAAAAACAAGTTAACCCACAAGCGACGACAGGCAATGACATTCTCGCCTTATCCGGTGCCATTACACTCCTCGATAATACGTTCAACGCCTTGGCCGGCAATGATGAAATCATCGACCAAAGTCACGGTGATCGTACGCTACGTGGCGGTGAAGGTAATGATATTTTGCTCGCAGGCTACCAACAAAATGGCGTAAAAACATTCTATGGTGACCAGGGAAACGACCAGCTTTACGGGGGGAGGGAAAACGATAAACTGTTTGGCGGTGCTGGCAAGGACACGCTCAAGGGCAATGGCGGTGATGATGATCTCGACGGGGGCGAAGGAGATGATAGCTACCTGTACCTGCGCGGTGATGGCCGTGATTTTATCACCGACAGCGGCGGCACAGATAAATTGATATTGCTCGGCGAGATAGCGGAAAGCGATGTACAGCTAGAAATAGATGGCCAGGATCTGCGCCTGACAATTACACCTGATCATCTTCACAGTGAAGGCAGTATCTCGTTTTCTAATCAAATCGAGCAAATAAAGGTGGGGCAAACGATTTACAACACCGCTCAACTTATACAGGCCGTATCTGCCTTTCGCACGGAAAGAAGATCAGCCTATTCCATCAGTTTGAATGAATTAATCACTTATCGCCCTGGTCAATGGTTAACAGCACCTCCTATGGAAACATTGAAAAACTCATAA
- the istA gene encoding IS21 family transposase, which yields MLRREDHYMIKQRHQQGAFIVDIAHQIGCSEKTVRRHISYPAPPTAKRGKKQVAKLEPFKDYIDSRLSEQVWNAAVIFEEIREKGYRGGSAMLRRYIHPKRPLRASKNTVRFETLPGYQLQHDWGEIIVEVAGSACTVNFAVNTLGFSRRFHVFAAPKQDAEHTYESLVRSFNYFGGSVKNVLVDNQKAAVIKHGQNGHIEFNAGFLQLANHYGFSPRACKPYRPQTKGKTERMVGYVKHNFFTRYRQFESFAHVNQLLAMWLAKVADQRHLRQFKQTPENRFAEEKIALMPLPATDFDTSYFDLRQVAWDSYIDVRGNRYSVPSFWCGRAVNIRIGLDNTLRIYGDEQLLATHLLQEVTQGWQKVPEHHQALWQQVNRVASRSLSVYEELL from the coding sequence ATGCTAAGAAGAGAGGACCACTACATGATAAAACAACGCCATCAACAGGGGGCATTTATTGTTGATATTGCCCATCAGATAGGGTGTTCAGAAAAAACGGTGAGACGGCACATTAGCTATCCTGCGCCGCCAACAGCAAAACGCGGTAAAAAACAGGTTGCTAAACTCGAGCCCTTTAAAGACTACATCGATTCAAGGTTGAGTGAACAGGTTTGGAATGCGGCGGTTATTTTTGAGGAAATCCGTGAAAAAGGCTACCGGGGTGGGAGTGCGATGCTCCGACGTTATATACATCCCAAACGTCCGCTCAGGGCCTCGAAAAACACGGTACGCTTTGAAACCCTCCCCGGTTATCAACTTCAACACGATTGGGGAGAAATCATCGTTGAGGTGGCAGGCTCTGCCTGTACGGTTAATTTTGCCGTTAATACGCTCGGTTTTTCGCGTCGCTTTCATGTCTTTGCTGCCCCTAAGCAAGATGCTGAGCACACGTATGAATCGCTGGTTCGCAGCTTCAATTACTTCGGTGGCAGCGTAAAAAATGTCTTGGTAGATAACCAAAAAGCCGCTGTTATCAAACATGGACAAAATGGCCACATCGAGTTCAATGCGGGCTTCCTGCAACTGGCTAATCACTATGGGTTTAGCCCTCGCGCCTGTAAGCCTTATCGACCGCAAACGAAAGGCAAAACCGAACGGATGGTGGGCTATGTTAAACACAATTTTTTCACTCGCTACCGTCAGTTTGAGAGTTTCGCTCATGTTAATCAACTGCTAGCGATGTGGCTGGCGAAAGTGGCAGACCAGCGTCATCTTCGTCAATTCAAGCAGACACCGGAAAATCGTTTTGCTGAGGAAAAAATAGCCTTGATGCCACTCCCTGCGACTGATTTCGATACCAGCTACTTCGACCTACGACAAGTGGCATGGGACAGCTATATCGATGTCAGAGGTAATCGCTATAGCGTGCCTTCATTCTGGTGTGGTCGTGCGGTTAATATTCGTATCGGTTTAGATAATACGCTACGTATTTACGGCGATGAGCAACTGCTCGCGACGCATCTCTTGCAGGAGGTAACGCAGGGCTGGCAAAAGGTGCCAGAACATCATCAAGCCCTTTGGCAACAGGTCAATCGAGTAGCGTCTCGTTCGCTCAGTGTGTATGAGGAGCTACTCTGA
- a CDS encoding ATPase, T2SS/T4P/T4SS family: MKVISLSGRHAVPDYRLPPKLNDAICLVKGDDGALTLKVALPFIDCLEVMDYERRLKVNNVQFTLMSCALSDIVELKKSAESDGENEEDKSTKTIQKRIIKILSDAVEKRASDVHIRLEKIFCKVYFRIDGKLAYYGEYAAAEGSRYINCLYNTMCINQSHASVSYSESSDAKVREEYVQALGLTGGRFGSRASGEGLAVAIRLIARRDKALAMRELGLTAQQEDTLERAISKPSGMIFFTGNTGSGKSTLVQVISELITARDPGINLMTVEDPIESPIKGAVQTALGAKEAWWQAIKSLMRLDIDWIVMGEVRDSLSALAAIQAAQTGHFVLTTLHTSHPIDTLTRLKGLNVDSDLLSDASLITCCQR, encoded by the coding sequence ATGAAAGTGATCAGTTTATCCGGTAGACATGCCGTACCGGATTACCGTTTACCGCCAAAATTAAATGATGCGATCTGTTTAGTGAAAGGCGATGACGGCGCTTTGACATTAAAAGTCGCCCTGCCCTTTATTGATTGTCTTGAGGTGATGGATTATGAGCGCCGGTTAAAAGTCAATAACGTTCAATTCACGTTAATGTCCTGTGCATTATCGGACATTGTCGAGTTGAAAAAATCGGCTGAGTCGGACGGGGAGAATGAGGAGGATAAATCGACAAAAACCATACAAAAAAGAATCATCAAAATCCTCAGTGACGCGGTAGAAAAAAGAGCCTCCGATGTGCATATCCGTTTGGAAAAAATCTTCTGCAAAGTGTATTTCCGGATTGACGGAAAGTTGGCTTATTACGGTGAATATGCGGCGGCTGAAGGCAGTCGGTATATCAATTGTCTCTACAACACCATGTGCATTAACCAAAGTCATGCTTCCGTCTCTTATTCTGAATCCTCCGATGCCAAAGTGAGGGAAGAATATGTGCAAGCACTGGGACTCACCGGCGGGCGTTTTGGTAGTCGCGCCAGTGGGGAGGGATTGGCGGTGGCGATCCGTTTAATCGCCCGGCGCGATAAAGCCTTGGCGATGCGAGAATTGGGGCTCACCGCGCAACAGGAAGACACACTGGAAAGGGCGATTTCTAAACCGTCGGGCATGATTTTTTTCACCGGTAACACTGGATCAGGAAAAAGCACCCTGGTTCAAGTGATCAGTGAACTTATCACCGCCAGAGACCCCGGCATTAATTTGATGACGGTTGAGGATCCGATAGAATCGCCGATCAAAGGGGCGGTGCAAACCGCACTGGGGGCGAAAGAAGCCTGGTGGCAAGCGATAAAAAGCCTGATGCGGCTCGATATTGACTGGATCGTGATGGGAGAAGTGCGTGATTCGCTTTCCGCCCTCGCGGCCATACAGGCAGCGCAAACGGGGCATTTTGTCTTAACCACCCTGCATACCAGCCATCCCATTGATACCCTCACACGACTGAAAGGGCTTAATGTCGACAGTGACTTACTGTCAGATGCCTCGCTCATCACCTGTTGTCAGCGCTAA